In Paeniglutamicibacter kerguelensis, one genomic interval encodes:
- a CDS encoding MFS transporter, translating into MSQPATTTAPKKVSYGKVLTASLSGSAIEWFDFFLYATAAAFIFDKQFFPSEDPYVSQMLSYLTLALTFFIRPFGGIVFSHIGDRIGRKKTLVVTLSMMGGATVAIGLLPTYEQVGMLAPALLILCRVIQGLAIGGEWGGALLLAYEFAPKNRRGLFGSVPQTGITIGMLLATIAFSLVSQLPKDAFEAWGWRLPFISSVILIIVGLWIRGGLGETPEFEKQKKSGNVSKLPIAETLRHHWRSVLIAIGAKIVETAPFYIFATFVVSYATGTLDFERSTVLGAVSAGALASTIMIPVMGWLSDSWGRVRVYMVGAAAIGLFAAPFFLLLGIGQDWAVFMAVIIGLGVVWPPVTATLGTLTSEIFSTRVRYTGVTLGYQVGAALAGGTAPLLCTFLLARFDGSWAPIAIYIGSIAVLSIVAVSFAPRVAQADSEIEAGETETGTSREVATAGANK; encoded by the coding sequence ATGAGCCAGCCAGCAACGACAACAGCACCAAAGAAGGTGAGCTACGGGAAGGTCCTCACGGCCAGCCTCAGTGGATCGGCCATCGAATGGTTCGACTTCTTCCTGTACGCAACAGCCGCGGCGTTCATCTTCGACAAGCAGTTCTTCCCCTCGGAGGACCCCTACGTCTCGCAGATGCTCTCCTACCTCACCCTCGCGCTGACCTTCTTCATCCGCCCCTTCGGCGGAATCGTCTTCTCGCACATCGGTGACCGCATCGGCCGCAAGAAGACGCTGGTCGTCACGCTCTCGATGATGGGCGGCGCGACGGTCGCCATCGGCCTGTTGCCGACCTACGAGCAGGTCGGCATGCTGGCCCCGGCACTGCTGATCCTCTGCCGGGTCATCCAGGGCCTGGCCATCGGCGGCGAATGGGGCGGCGCGCTGCTGCTCGCCTACGAATTCGCGCCGAAGAACCGCCGCGGCCTGTTTGGCAGCGTGCCGCAGACCGGCATCACCATCGGCATGCTGCTTGCAACCATCGCGTTCTCCCTGGTCAGCCAGTTGCCTAAGGACGCCTTTGAAGCCTGGGGATGGCGCCTGCCGTTCATCTCCAGCGTCATCCTGATCATCGTGGGCCTGTGGATCCGCGGCGGGCTTGGCGAAACCCCCGAGTTCGAAAAGCAGAAGAAGTCCGGCAACGTCTCCAAGCTGCCGATCGCCGAAACCCTGCGCCACCACTGGCGTTCGGTGCTGATCGCCATTGGTGCCAAGATCGTCGAGACCGCGCCGTTCTACATCTTCGCCACCTTCGTGGTCAGCTATGCCACCGGCACCCTGGACTTCGAGCGTTCCACGGTGCTTGGCGCAGTCAGCGCCGGCGCGCTGGCCAGCACGATCATGATCCCCGTGATGGGTTGGCTCTCGGATTCATGGGGCCGCGTGCGGGTCTACATGGTGGGCGCCGCGGCGATCGGCCTGTTCGCCGCACCGTTCTTCCTGCTGCTGGGCATCGGCCAGGACTGGGCCGTGTTCATGGCCGTCATCATCGGCCTGGGCGTCGTCTGGCCGCCGGTCACCGCGACCCTCGGCACGTTGACCTCCGAGATCTTCTCCACCCGCGTCCGCTACACCGGCGTCACCCTGGGCTACCAGGTCGGTGCCGCACTGGCCGGCGGAACGGCCCCGCTGCTGTGCACCTTCCTGCTGGCAAGGTTCGACGGCTCTTGGGCCCCCATCGCCATTTACATCGGCTCCATCGCCGTGCTTTCCATCGTTGCCGTCTCCTTCGCCCCGCGCGTGGCGCAGGCCGACTCCGAGATCGAGGCCGGGGAAACCGAGACGGGCACCAGCCGCGAAGTAGCAACCGCGGGGGCAAACAAGTAA
- a CDS encoding GntR family transcriptional regulator — protein MGRDQDHDPFHVRLTGRGGEISLRQQVSDALRDALVAGTLIPGKIYSAPALAEMLGVSPTPVREAMIDIAREGLVEALRNKGYLIKGFSDRDLDELAALRTLIEVPTMVQVTHQASVAELEELRPLAEVLNETARRGALREFVAADTEFHLRALALSGNRQLVNNVRRLRSMARLSGLQQLADAGELLATAREHGEMLDLMVARDAEGVAELMRRHIGHTRGVWAGQAESGDGPEGARRA, from the coding sequence ATGGGCCGCGACCAGGACCACGACCCGTTCCACGTCCGTCTGACCGGCCGCGGCGGCGAGATCAGCCTGCGCCAGCAGGTGTCCGACGCCCTGCGCGATGCGCTGGTTGCCGGGACGTTGATCCCGGGGAAGATATACTCGGCCCCCGCCCTCGCCGAGATGCTCGGCGTCTCCCCGACCCCGGTTCGCGAGGCAATGATTGATATCGCCCGCGAGGGACTCGTCGAGGCCCTGCGCAACAAGGGTTACCTGATCAAGGGTTTCAGCGACCGGGACCTTGACGAGTTGGCGGCGTTGCGGACGCTGATCGAAGTTCCCACGATGGTGCAGGTGACCCACCAGGCCAGCGTGGCGGAGCTGGAGGAGTTGAGGCCGCTGGCCGAGGTGCTCAATGAGACGGCCCGGCGCGGTGCCCTGCGTGAATTCGTCGCAGCCGACACCGAGTTCCACCTGCGCGCCCTGGCGTTGTCCGGGAACAGGCAACTGGTCAACAATGTGCGCCGGTTGCGTTCGATGGCGCGCTTGTCGGGGTTGCAGCAGCTGGCCGATGCCGGCGAGTTGCTGGCCACGGCTCGCGAACACGGGGAAATGCTCGACCTGATGGTTGCCCGCGATGCCGAGGGCGTTGCCGAATTGATGCGCCGGCATATCGGCCACACCCGCGGCGTCTGGGCCGGGCAGGCCGAGTCCGGCGACGGTCCCGAAGGCGCCCGGCGGGCCTGA
- a CDS encoding thioesterase family protein, whose translation MTQATAESNTPELAVGDFYYRPTGENTYRSTVHAQGAWNPHEQHMAPATGILVHAMENFQPRADMRMARISLDIHGIIHGGEFEVRTRMIRPGRTIELIEGEMLSQGRTCIVARGWRLKTLDSTAVAASEDKPVVHPEELVTFHGMTPWPGGYIQGLEFRGAHGHRPGKGVVWMRNGFEMVEGTNTSDLVRLMGMVDTANGVAPRVAPGPGSWMFPNVDLQIHMHRAPEGQWLGIEAQQTYGADGIGLTSAVLHDIHGPFGRSEQILTVRPLPGQK comes from the coding sequence ATGACTCAAGCAACCGCCGAATCAAATACGCCGGAACTGGCCGTCGGCGATTTCTACTACCGGCCCACCGGCGAAAACACGTACCGCTCGACGGTCCACGCCCAGGGCGCCTGGAATCCGCACGAACAGCACATGGCGCCGGCCACCGGCATCCTGGTGCACGCGATGGAGAACTTCCAGCCGCGCGCGGACATGCGCATGGCCAGGATCAGCCTGGACATCCACGGCATCATCCACGGCGGAGAATTCGAGGTCCGGACCCGCATGATCAGGCCCGGGCGCACCATCGAGCTCATCGAGGGCGAGATGCTCTCCCAGGGGCGCACCTGCATCGTGGCCCGAGGCTGGCGCCTGAAGACCCTGGACTCCACGGCCGTTGCCGCGTCCGAGGACAAGCCGGTGGTCCACCCCGAGGAGCTTGTGACCTTTCACGGCATGACCCCGTGGCCCGGCGGCTACATCCAGGGCCTGGAATTCCGCGGCGCCCACGGCCACCGCCCGGGCAAGGGTGTGGTGTGGATGCGCAACGGCTTTGAGATGGTGGAGGGGACAAACACCTCCGACCTGGTACGCCTGATGGGCATGGTCGACACCGCCAACGGCGTGGCACCGCGGGTGGCGCCGGGCCCGGGCTCGTGGATGTTCCCGAACGTCGACCTGCAGATCCACATGCACCGCGCACCCGAGGGCCAATGGCTCGGCATCGAGGCGCAGCAGACCTACGGCGCCGACGGGATCGGGTTGACCTCCGCGGTGCTGCACGATATCCACGGCCCGTTCGGGCGAAGCGAGCAGATCCTCACCGTCCGGCCGCTGCCCGGGCAGAAGTAA
- the poxB gene encoding ubiquinone-dependent pyruvate dehydrogenase: MPTVAETMIAVFKANGVKRIYGVAGDSLNGLTDAVRKDGSIAWLPVRHEETAAFAAGAEAEMTGNLAVCAGSCGPGNLHLINGLYDANRNRVPVLAIAAHIPSSEIGSNYFQETHPAELFREASVFCEAVSTPGQMPRLLEVAMRTAVERRGVAVLVMPGDVALAEAQGTRTSVVTRSRSAILPHAEELARAATLLNDAPKVTILAGAGVAGAHAQVMEVAELLAAPVVHALRGKEHIEYDNPYDVGMTGLLGFASGYRAMDSADAILLLGTDFPYQQFYPQKARIIQVDMRGEQLGRRTGIDVGLLGTVADTLEVLAPLLGRKTDRTHLQDAQKHYRKTREKLDDLAVPSRKGAKIHPQFVARTLDKLADEDAVFLADVGSPTVWAARYLGMNGRRRLLGSFNHGTMANSIPQAIGVQASNPGRQVVTLSGDGGLAMLMGDLLTLVQSKLPVKIVVFNNSSLNFVELEMKAAGFVTFATDLSNPNFADVATALGIRGFRVENSDDLPGALDEALDHDGPALVDVVTARQELSMPPSITAAQAKGFALYAIRTVFSGKGDELLDLAATNWRKLF, from the coding sequence ATGCCCACCGTCGCCGAAACCATGATCGCCGTCTTCAAGGCCAACGGGGTCAAGCGGATCTACGGCGTGGCCGGGGATTCGCTCAACGGCCTGACCGACGCCGTGCGCAAGGACGGATCCATTGCCTGGCTCCCGGTGCGGCACGAGGAAACCGCGGCGTTTGCCGCCGGCGCCGAGGCTGAAATGACCGGAAACCTGGCGGTCTGCGCCGGAAGCTGCGGGCCGGGAAACCTCCACCTGATCAACGGACTCTACGACGCAAACCGCAACCGCGTACCAGTGTTGGCCATCGCGGCACATATTCCCAGCAGCGAGATCGGCAGCAACTACTTCCAGGAGACCCACCCGGCCGAACTCTTCCGCGAGGCATCGGTCTTTTGCGAGGCGGTCTCCACCCCCGGACAAATGCCGCGGCTGCTCGAGGTCGCCATGCGCACCGCCGTGGAGCGCCGGGGCGTTGCGGTGCTGGTGATGCCCGGGGACGTGGCGCTTGCCGAGGCGCAGGGCACGCGCACCAGCGTGGTCACCCGCAGCCGGTCGGCAATCCTGCCGCACGCGGAGGAACTGGCCCGGGCGGCGACCCTGCTCAACGACGCCCCGAAGGTCACCATCCTGGCCGGGGCCGGGGTTGCGGGCGCACACGCCCAAGTCATGGAGGTCGCCGAGCTGCTGGCCGCGCCGGTCGTGCATGCGCTGCGCGGAAAGGAACACATCGAGTACGACAACCCCTACGACGTCGGCATGACCGGGCTGCTGGGTTTCGCCTCCGGGTACCGGGCCATGGACTCCGCCGATGCGATCCTGCTGCTTGGCACGGATTTCCCCTACCAGCAGTTCTATCCGCAGAAGGCCAGGATCATCCAGGTCGACATGCGCGGAGAGCAGCTGGGCCGGCGCACCGGGATCGACGTGGGGCTGCTCGGCACCGTCGCCGACACGCTCGAGGTCCTGGCCCCGCTGTTGGGCAGGAAGACGGATCGAACGCATCTCCAGGACGCCCAGAAGCACTACCGCAAGACCCGCGAGAAGCTCGACGACCTGGCCGTGCCGTCCCGCAAGGGCGCCAAGATCCACCCGCAATTCGTCGCCCGCACCCTGGACAAGCTGGCCGACGAGGACGCGGTGTTCCTGGCCGACGTCGGCTCGCCCACGGTCTGGGCGGCAAGGTACCTGGGCATGAACGGGCGTCGCCGGCTGCTGGGGTCCTTCAACCACGGCACCATGGCCAATTCGATCCCGCAGGCCATCGGGGTCCAGGCCTCGAACCCCGGCCGGCAGGTGGTGACGCTTTCAGGCGACGGCGGGCTTGCCATGCTCATGGGCGACCTGCTGACCCTGGTCCAGTCCAAGCTGCCGGTGAAGATCGTGGTCTTCAACAACTCGTCGCTGAACTTCGTGGAGCTTGAGATGAAGGCGGCGGGTTTCGTCACCTTCGCCACCGACCTGTCCAACCCGAATTTTGCCGACGTCGCCACGGCCCTGGGCATCCGCGGGTTCCGGGTGGAAAATTCCGACGACCTGCCCGGGGCCCTGGACGAAGCCCTGGACCATGACGGGCCCGCCCTCGTCGACGTGGTGACGGCCCGCCAGGAACTGTCGATGCCGCCGTCGATCACCGCGGCACAGGCCAAGGGGTTCGCGCTCTATGCCATCCGCACCGTCTTTTCCGGAAAGGGCGACGAGCTGCTGGACCTTGCCGCAACCAACTGGCGCAAGCTTTTCTGA
- a CDS encoding NAD(P)/FAD-dependent oxidoreductase: MENQAKTYDVVIIGGGAAGLSAAQALGRARRSVLVVDAGEPRNAPADAMHNYLSRDGMNPLELLAAGRAELAKYGVDIVADRATDSFRTETGFTVSLARNPQVSARRIILAGGLKDLLPEIDGLAEHWGNDVLHCPYCHGWEVKDQHIGIVDSAFSVHQALMFTQWSKNITLFRAPDRELGSEDLEQLEARGVGIIEADIAAVRGSAGSIQGVELSDGTVYPLDALVIMPGVEVDLSGVASLGLTASEHPMGVGQFVEADAMGQSGVPGVWVAGSLADPKQQVIMAAASGLGVGAAVNADLTREETERDVAELRLQRAAL; encoded by the coding sequence ATGGAAAACCAGGCAAAAACATACGATGTGGTCATCATAGGCGGGGGAGCGGCGGGACTGAGCGCAGCCCAGGCTTTGGGCCGTGCACGGCGTTCGGTGCTGGTCGTGGACGCAGGCGAACCCCGCAACGCGCCGGCGGATGCGATGCACAACTACCTTTCGCGCGACGGCATGAACCCGTTGGAGCTGCTGGCTGCCGGACGTGCGGAGCTGGCAAAGTACGGTGTTGACATTGTTGCCGATCGGGCAACGGACAGCTTCCGCACGGAGACCGGATTCACCGTCTCGCTGGCACGGAATCCCCAGGTTTCGGCCCGGAGAATCATCCTCGCCGGAGGGCTGAAGGACCTGTTGCCGGAAATCGACGGACTGGCCGAGCACTGGGGAAACGACGTCCTGCACTGCCCCTACTGCCACGGCTGGGAGGTCAAGGACCAGCACATCGGCATTGTGGACAGCGCCTTCTCGGTGCACCAGGCGCTCATGTTCACCCAGTGGAGCAAGAACATCACCCTCTTCAGGGCTCCGGACCGGGAACTGGGTTCCGAGGATCTGGAACAGCTTGAGGCCCGTGGCGTTGGGATCATCGAGGCGGACATCGCCGCGGTGCGCGGTTCCGCCGGGTCCATCCAGGGCGTGGAACTCTCCGACGGCACCGTGTATCCGCTTGATGCCTTGGTGATCATGCCAGGGGTCGAGGTCGATCTTTCCGGCGTGGCCTCGCTGGGGCTTACGGCCTCGGAGCATCCGATGGGTGTTGGCCAGTTTGTCGAGGCCGATGCCATGGGGCAAAGCGGTGTTCCGGGAGTGTGGGTCGCCGGAAGCCTCGCGGACCCGAAGCAACAGGTCATCATGGCTGCAGCCAGCGGGCTCGGCGTGGGGGCGGCCGTGAATGCCGATCTCACCCGGGAGGAAACCGAGCGGGACGTGGCGGAGCTGCGGCTGCAGAGGGCCGCACTGTAA
- a CDS encoding helix-turn-helix domain-containing protein, with protein MEQEIEDTLSQVGPRLRALRTGANTTLQELSARTGISVSTLSRLESGHRRPTLEQLLPLARAHGVPLDDLVGAPATGDPRIHIKPITHHGMTILPLSRGSGGGLQAFKNLLPAGTDRSVPDLRTHEGYEWIYVLKGKLRLCLGEHDIVLPAGEAAEFDTHTPHWFGRADTNAVEFLSLFGPQGERMHVRAKPSKTPQRK; from the coding sequence ATGGAGCAAGAAATCGAAGACACGCTTTCCCAGGTGGGCCCGAGGCTGCGGGCCCTGCGCACCGGCGCCAACACCACCCTGCAGGAACTCTCCGCACGCACGGGGATCTCGGTCAGCACGCTTTCGCGCCTGGAATCGGGCCACCGCCGCCCGACACTGGAGCAACTCCTGCCCTTGGCGCGGGCGCACGGAGTGCCGCTCGACGACCTGGTCGGCGCCCCCGCCACCGGCGATCCGCGGATCCACATCAAACCCATCACGCACCACGGCATGACGATCCTGCCGCTCAGCAGGGGATCCGGAGGAGGACTGCAGGCGTTCAAGAACCTGCTTCCCGCAGGCACCGATCGCAGCGTCCCCGATTTGCGCACCCACGAGGGCTACGAATGGATCTACGTGCTCAAGGGCAAGCTCCGCCTCTGCCTGGGCGAGCACGACATAGTCTTGCCGGCCGGAGAGGCAGCAGAGTTTGACACCCACACACCGCATTGGTTTGGCAGGGCCGACACCAACGCCGTGGAATTCCTCAGCCTCTTTGGGCCGCAGGGAGAGCGCATGCACGTCCGGGCAAAGCCCTCGAAGACACCCCAACGAAAGTAG
- a CDS encoding SH3 domain-containing protein: MTTTSGGQVRRLRLPAALLTAALIATPTFAAPAFAAPSVLETTTLGAAGAGSVTEPEPESAPATAPATVTGEGLQQMAVPGVDETAAEDEGAREEATALTPPNLTDTVASIPAKDLNVATTEPDPADDDQLAALTAEKATKEFTAAGLTWTPDANDEVIEAAVRLREDGTWSEWTSLEVLNPGSEGEGTEAGTEPVLSLSADGIQARVLTASGETPADLKINLVAAGTLVTDSKPKATTAASTGTSVDGAALKPAVITRSEWGAKESQANTTTRRSAKLQAMYVHHTASKNTYTEKQAKDQIRGIFNYHTNVLKWDDIGYQFLVDRFGNIYEGRRGSMNDLIVGAQAGGYNANTIGVSALGNFDEVEPPEALVEALTRVLAWKGYQYNLNVKGTTTLTTSTVGPSTAKYKNGVQVTVPVILGHRNTNLTACPGRFLYSKLGSIRTEVSKRIAASTSKYGKAHAVLKAPAASGSYSGDSPVSRDGKIKLGWKSVSRATKYQIMVRSLSDSRIWWAGKTVTGTSADVTIAAGETAIFGIRARDDSGRVSSTTWLVQSTRPKAPIATRNYTRWTTAGLNLRKSADVDSDRLLTIPAGKKITVTATSGNWSRTTYGGKTGWVSSSYLSAVAKPAGKQYRYASTNTRLLKSASSTAAKVVRVSKYEKIQLLQTSNSWSKAKLGSNTGWVKTYKLSAAAPQGKMHRYAAINTKLLKSASPSATKVVSLPKRKKVQLLKTSNAWSKVKLGSKTGWVKSWKLYSKVPTSR, encoded by the coding sequence ATGACTACCACTTCCGGGGGACAGGTGCGCCGTTTGAGGCTGCCTGCGGCGCTGCTGACGGCAGCGTTGATAGCCACGCCCACATTCGCAGCTCCGGCTTTTGCCGCTCCATCCGTTCTTGAAACCACAACACTCGGCGCCGCAGGCGCTGGGTCGGTCACCGAACCCGAACCGGAATCGGCGCCCGCTACGGCCCCGGCCACGGTCACCGGAGAAGGCCTCCAGCAGATGGCCGTCCCCGGGGTTGACGAGACGGCTGCCGAGGACGAAGGGGCGCGCGAGGAAGCCACCGCCCTCACGCCGCCGAACCTGACGGACACCGTAGCGTCGATTCCGGCGAAGGACCTCAACGTCGCGACGACCGAACCCGATCCCGCCGACGACGACCAGCTGGCGGCACTCACGGCCGAGAAGGCGACCAAGGAGTTCACCGCCGCCGGGCTGACGTGGACCCCGGATGCAAACGACGAAGTCATCGAGGCTGCCGTTCGGTTGCGCGAGGACGGAACCTGGTCCGAGTGGACGAGCCTCGAAGTGCTCAACCCGGGCTCCGAGGGCGAAGGCACTGAGGCGGGCACCGAGCCGGTGCTCAGCCTGAGTGCGGACGGCATCCAGGCGCGTGTGCTCACGGCCAGCGGAGAGACCCCGGCGGACCTAAAGATCAACCTGGTTGCCGCGGGAACCTTGGTGACGGACAGCAAGCCCAAGGCAACGACTGCCGCTTCCACCGGCACGTCGGTCGACGGCGCCGCGCTCAAGCCGGCCGTCATCACCCGGTCGGAGTGGGGTGCCAAGGAGTCCCAAGCGAACACCACCACGCGCCGCTCCGCCAAGCTGCAGGCCATGTACGTGCACCACACCGCCAGCAAGAACACGTACACCGAGAAGCAGGCGAAGGATCAGATCCGCGGCATCTTCAACTACCACACCAATGTCCTGAAGTGGGACGACATTGGCTACCAGTTCCTCGTCGACCGCTTCGGCAACATCTACGAGGGTCGTCGCGGATCCATGAACGACTTGATCGTCGGGGCCCAGGCCGGCGGCTACAACGCCAACACCATCGGCGTCTCGGCGTTGGGCAACTTCGACGAGGTCGAACCGCCGGAGGCCCTGGTCGAGGCGCTGACCCGCGTGCTGGCCTGGAAGGGCTACCAGTACAACCTGAACGTCAAGGGCACCACCACGCTGACCACCAGCACGGTCGGGCCCTCCACCGCGAAGTACAAGAACGGGGTCCAGGTGACGGTCCCCGTCATCCTTGGGCACCGCAACACCAACCTGACTGCCTGCCCGGGCCGGTTCCTGTATTCGAAGCTCGGTTCGATCCGCACCGAGGTTTCCAAGCGCATTGCAGCGTCCACTTCGAAATACGGCAAGGCCCATGCGGTGCTGAAGGCGCCGGCCGCCAGCGGAAGCTACTCCGGTGACTCTCCCGTGAGCCGCGACGGAAAGATCAAGCTGGGCTGGAAGTCGGTCAGCAGGGCCACCAAGTACCAGATCATGGTGCGTTCGTTGTCCGACTCGCGCATCTGGTGGGCAGGCAAGACCGTCACCGGGACGTCGGCGGATGTGACCATCGCCGCCGGGGAGACTGCAATCTTCGGCATCCGGGCAAGGGACGATTCCGGACGCGTCAGCTCAACCACCTGGCTCGTCCAGAGCACCAGGCCGAAGGCCCCGATCGCCACCCGGAACTACACCAGGTGGACAACTGCAGGATTGAACCTGCGCAAGTCGGCCGACGTCGACTCGGATCGCCTGCTGACCATTCCCGCGGGCAAGAAGATCACCGTCACCGCAACCTCGGGGAATTGGAGCCGGACCACCTACGGCGGCAAGACCGGCTGGGTCTCTTCGAGTTACCTCAGTGCCGTGGCCAAGCCCGCCGGGAAGCAGTACCGCTATGCATCCACCAATACCAGATTGCTGAAGAGTGCAAGCTCCACTGCGGCCAAGGTGGTGCGCGTGTCTAAGTATGAAAAGATCCAGTTGCTGCAGACCAGCAACAGTTGGTCCAAAGCGAAGTTGGGTTCGAATACCGGATGGGTCAAGACATACAAGCTTTCTGCCGCGGCACCCCAGGGGAAGATGCACCGCTATGCGGCTATCAACACCAAGCTGCTGAAAAGCGCGAGCCCCAGCGCGACCAAAGTTGTAAGCTTGCCCAAGCGTAAGAAGGTGCAGTTGCTGAAAACCAGCAATGCCTGGTCCAAAGTGAAGTTGGGTTCGAAGACCGGATGGGTTAAGTCCTGGAAGCTATATAGTAAGGTTCCCACGAGTCGCTAG